A single region of the Pseudomonas sp. GGS8 genome encodes:
- a CDS encoding glutathione S-transferase family protein has product MLRILGKASSINVRKVLWACAEIEIPFEREDWGSGFKSTRTPKFISLNPNATVPVILDDDFVLWESNSIIRYLASRYNGGHFYPVQPRARARVDQWIDWQASDLNKSWTYAFMSLVRHSPDHQDSRALAAACSLWSRHMEILNRQLESTGAYVSEDGFSLADIPIGLSVNRWFETPLDHPDFPAVSAYYERLSRRPGYLLHGRNGTP; this is encoded by the coding sequence ATGTTGCGCATATTGGGTAAGGCATCGTCGATCAATGTACGAAAGGTACTTTGGGCATGCGCCGAGATCGAAATCCCCTTTGAGCGAGAGGATTGGGGGTCTGGCTTCAAGTCGACGCGCACGCCCAAATTCATTTCGCTGAACCCCAACGCAACGGTGCCGGTGATCCTGGACGATGACTTCGTGCTCTGGGAGTCAAACTCGATCATTCGGTATTTGGCGTCTCGCTATAACGGAGGTCATTTTTACCCGGTCCAACCGAGAGCAAGAGCGCGGGTGGACCAATGGATAGACTGGCAAGCGTCGGACCTCAACAAATCGTGGACGTATGCCTTCATGTCGTTGGTCAGGCATTCGCCTGACCATCAGGACAGCAGAGCCTTGGCAGCCGCTTGCAGCCTGTGGTCAAGGCACATGGAGATCCTGAATCGACAACTCGAATCAACAGGAGCCTACGTCAGTGAAGACGGGTTTTCTCTCGCAGACATACCGATAGGCCTGTCGGTTAACCGGTGGTTTGAAACACCGCTCGATCATCCAGACTTTCCTGCTGTAAGTGCCTATTACGAACGGTTGAGTCGTCGACCTGGCTACCTCCTGCATGGAAGAAACGGGACTCCGTAA
- a CDS encoding ribose-phosphate pyrophosphokinase produces the protein MSKMMVFTGNANPDLARRVVRQLHIPLGDISVGKFSDGEITAEINENVRGKDVFIIQPTCAPTNDNLMELVVMADAFRRSSATRITAVIPYFGYARQDRRPRSARVAISAKVVADMLTVVGIDRVLTVDLHADQIQGFFDIPVDNIYGSPVLVDDIEDQRFENLMIVSPDIGGVVRARAVAKSLGVDLGIIDKRREKANHSEVMHIIGDVEGRTCILVDDMVDTAGTLCHAAKALKEHGAAKVFAYCTHPVLSGRAIENIENSVLDELVVTNTIPLSAAAQACARIRQLDIAPVVAEAVRRISNEESISAMFR, from the coding sequence GTGTCCAAGATGATGGTCTTTACGGGGAACGCTAACCCCGATCTGGCTCGGCGTGTCGTACGTCAGCTGCATATCCCTCTCGGTGACATCTCTGTCGGTAAGTTCTCCGACGGCGAAATTACTGCAGAGATCAATGAAAACGTCCGCGGTAAAGATGTTTTCATTATTCAGCCGACTTGCGCTCCGACCAACGATAACCTGATGGAACTGGTAGTGATGGCTGATGCCTTCCGCCGCTCCTCGGCTACTCGTATCACTGCTGTTATTCCTTACTTTGGTTATGCCCGTCAGGATCGCCGTCCGCGTTCCGCACGTGTGGCTATCAGCGCGAAAGTCGTTGCTGACATGCTTACCGTAGTCGGCATCGACCGTGTTCTCACGGTTGATTTGCATGCTGACCAAATCCAGGGTTTCTTCGATATTCCGGTAGATAACATCTACGGCTCCCCGGTACTGGTGGATGACATTGAAGATCAGCGCTTCGAAAACCTGATGATCGTGTCCCCGGACATTGGCGGCGTCGTGCGTGCACGGGCTGTTGCCAAATCCCTGGGCGTGGATCTCGGGATCATCGACAAACGCCGTGAGAAAGCCAATCACTCTGAAGTGATGCATATCATCGGTGATGTCGAAGGGCGTACCTGTATTCTGGTCGATGACATGGTCGATACCGCCGGCACTCTGTGCCACGCGGCCAAGGCCTTGAAAGAGCATGGCGCTGCCAAGGTTTTCGCCTACTGCACGCACCCTGTGCTGTCGGGTCGGGCGATCGAAAACATTGAAAATTCCGTGCTGGACGAGCTGGTGGTGACGAACACCATTCCGCTGTCCGCTGCAGCACAAGCCTGTGCGCGTATCCGCCAACTGGATATCGCACCGGTAGTTGCCGAGGCGGTCCGCCGCATCAGCAATGAAGAATCGATCAGCGCGATGTTCCGTTAA
- the ychF gene encoding redox-regulated ATPase YchF → MGFNCGIVGLPNVGKSTLFNALTKSGIAAENFPFCTIEPNSGIVPMPDPRLEALAAIVKPKRILPTTMEFVDIAGLVAGASKGEGLGNKFLANIRETDAIAHVVRCFEDENVIHVSNSVDPKRDIEIIDLELIFADLDSCEKQLQKVARNAKGGDKDAVVQKGLLEQLIAHFTLGKPARSLMKNMSTDEKQVIRGFHLLTTKPVMYIANVAEDGFENNPLLDVVKAIAEEEGAMVVPVCNKIEAEIAELEDGEEKDMFLEALGLEEPGLNRVIRAGYEMLHLQTYFTAGVEEVRAWTVRVGATAPQAAGVIHTDFEKGFIRAEVIAYDDFIQYKGEAGTKEAGKWRLEGKDYIVKDGDVMHFRFNV, encoded by the coding sequence ATGGGATTCAATTGCGGCATCGTCGGCCTGCCTAACGTCGGCAAGTCCACCCTGTTCAACGCCCTGACCAAGTCCGGGATCGCGGCCGAGAACTTCCCCTTCTGCACCATCGAGCCCAACAGCGGTATCGTGCCAATGCCGGATCCGCGTCTGGAAGCCCTGGCGGCCATCGTCAAGCCCAAGCGTATCCTGCCGACCACCATGGAATTCGTCGACATCGCAGGCCTGGTGGCCGGCGCCTCGAAAGGTGAAGGCCTGGGCAACAAGTTCCTCGCCAACATCCGCGAGACTGATGCCATCGCCCACGTGGTCCGCTGCTTCGAAGACGAGAACGTGATTCACGTCTCCAACAGCGTCGACCCGAAACGCGACATCGAAATCATCGACCTGGAACTGATCTTCGCCGACCTCGACAGCTGCGAGAAGCAACTGCAGAAAGTCGCTCGTAACGCCAAAGGCGGTGACAAGGACGCAGTGGTCCAGAAAGGCCTGCTGGAGCAGTTGATCGCTCACTTCACCCTGGGCAAGCCTGCGCGTAGCCTGATGAAAAACATGAGCACCGATGAGAAGCAGGTGATTCGCGGTTTCCACCTGCTGACCACCAAGCCAGTCATGTACATCGCCAACGTCGCTGAAGACGGTTTCGAGAACAACCCGCTGCTGGATGTGGTCAAGGCCATCGCCGAAGAAGAAGGCGCCATGGTGGTTCCGGTCTGCAACAAGATCGAAGCCGAAATCGCCGAACTGGAAGACGGTGAAGAGAAAGACATGTTCCTCGAAGCCCTGGGCCTCGAAGAGCCCGGCCTGAACCGCGTAATCCGCGCCGGCTACGAAATGCTGCACCTGCAGACCTACTTCACCGCCGGTGTCGAAGAAGTCCGCGCCTGGACCGTCCGCGTCGGCGCTACCGCACCGCAAGCCGCCGGCGTGATCCACACCGACTTCGAAAAAGGCTTCATCCGCGCCGAAGTCATCGCCTATGACGACTTCATCCAGTACAAGGGCGAAGCCGGCACCAAAGAAGCCGGTAAATGGCGCCTGGAAGGCAAGGACTACATCGTTAAAGACGGCGACGTGATGCACTTCCGTTTCAACGTGTAG
- the ispE gene encoding 4-(cytidine 5'-diphospho)-2-C-methyl-D-erythritol kinase encodes MTAPRLTLPSPAKLNLMLHILGRREDGYHELQTIFQFLDYGDEITFAVRDDGVIRLHTEFADVPHDSNLIVKAAKKLQEQSGCSLGIDIWIEKILPMGGGIGGGSSNAATTLLGLNHLWRLGWDDDRLAALGLTLGADVPVFVRGHAAFAEGVGEKLTPVEPEEPWYLVLVPQVSVSTAEIFSDPLLTRNSPPIKVRPVPKGNSRNDCLPVVARRYPEVRNALNLLGNFTEAKLTGTGSCVFGGFPSKAEADKVSALLTETLTGFVAKGSNVSMLHRKLQSLL; translated from the coding sequence ATGACTGCCCCGCGCCTGACATTGCCCTCGCCCGCCAAACTCAACCTGATGCTGCACATCCTCGGTCGCCGTGAAGACGGTTACCACGAGTTGCAGACGATTTTTCAGTTTCTCGATTACGGCGATGAAATCACTTTCGCCGTTCGCGACGATGGCGTGATTCGGTTGCACACCGAATTCGCCGACGTCCCTCACGACAGCAACCTGATTGTCAAAGCCGCGAAAAAACTCCAGGAGCAATCCGGTTGTTCGCTGGGCATCGACATCTGGATCGAAAAAATCCTGCCCATGGGCGGCGGAATCGGTGGCGGCAGTTCGAATGCGGCAACCACATTGCTGGGTCTCAATCATCTTTGGCGACTGGGTTGGGATGACGACAGGCTGGCCGCGCTGGGCCTGACGCTTGGTGCCGACGTCCCGGTTTTCGTGCGTGGCCACGCAGCTTTCGCCGAGGGCGTGGGGGAGAAACTCACGCCTGTAGAACCCGAGGAACCGTGGTATCTGGTGCTGGTGCCGCAAGTATCTGTAAGTACAGCAGAAATTTTTTCAGATCCGCTGTTGACACGTAACTCTCCGCCCATTAAAGTGCGCCCCGTTCCCAAGGGAAACAGTCGAAATGACTGCTTACCGGTGGTGGCAAGGCGTTATCCAGAGGTACGTAACGCATTGAATTTGTTAGGTAATTTTACCGAGGCAAAACTCACCGGAACTGGAAGTTGTGTGTTTGGGGGCTTCCCAAGCAAAGCTGAAGCTGATAAAGTCTCGGCCCTTCTTACAGAGACCCTTACAGGGTTTGTGGCAAAAGGAAGCAACGTTTCGATGTTGCATCGCAAGCTGCAAAGTCTGCTCTAA
- the lolB gene encoding lipoprotein insertase outer membrane protein LolB — MFLRHIIVFSFIALLAGCAGFGARESVGGHGNPAQWREHKQQLSSLDGWQINGKIGIRAPKDSGSGTLFWLQRQDYYDIRLSGPLGRGAARLTGRPGKVSLEVANQGRYDASTPEALVEEQLGWKLPVSHLAWWVRGLPAPDSKSRLTLDVDSRLANLEQDGWQVEYLSYAEQNGYWLPERIKLHGTDLDVTLVIKDWQPRKLGQ; from the coding sequence ATGTTTTTGCGCCACATCATCGTTTTCAGCTTCATCGCTCTGCTCGCCGGTTGCGCGGGCTTCGGCGCCCGTGAATCGGTCGGGGGGCACGGCAACCCAGCCCAATGGCGCGAGCACAAACAACAACTGAGCAGCCTCGACGGCTGGCAGATCAACGGCAAGATCGGCATTCGCGCACCGAAAGATTCGGGCAGCGGCACCTTGTTCTGGCTGCAGCGCCAGGATTACTACGACATCCGCCTCTCCGGCCCACTGGGTCGTGGCGCGGCCCGCTTGACCGGACGCCCCGGCAAAGTCTCGCTGGAAGTGGCCAATCAGGGCCGTTATGACGCGTCGACTCCGGAAGCCCTGGTCGAAGAACAACTGGGCTGGAAATTGCCGGTGTCCCATCTGGCGTGGTGGGTTCGCGGTCTCCCGGCCCCGGACAGCAAAAGTCGCCTGACCCTGGACGTCGACAGTCGCCTGGCCAATCTCGAACAGGATGGCTGGCAGGTCGAGTACCTCAGTTATGCCGAGCAAAATGGCTATTGGCTGCCCGAGCGGATCAAACTGCACGGCACCGACCTTGATGTCACACTGGTGATCAAGGACTGGCAACCGCGCAAACTGGGGCAATGA
- a CDS encoding 50S ribosomal protein L25/general stress protein Ctc, whose translation MNDFTLNAEVRSDLGKGASRRLRRLASLVPAVVYGGEKAPESISMLAKEVAKLLENEAAYSHIIELNVGGTKQNVIIKALQRHPAKGHVMHADFVRVVAGQKLTAIVPVHFINEAAPVKKGGEISHVVAEIEVSCLPKDLPEFIEVDLANAEVGSIIHLSDISAPKGVEFVALAHGNDLAVANVHAPRVAPEAAEGAAE comes from the coding sequence ATGAACGATTTTACTCTGAATGCTGAAGTGCGTTCCGACCTGGGGAAAGGTGCGAGCCGCCGCCTGCGTCGTCTCGCAAGCCTGGTTCCAGCTGTAGTTTACGGTGGCGAAAAAGCCCCTGAATCCATCAGCATGCTGGCTAAAGAAGTTGCCAAACTGCTCGAAAACGAAGCGGCTTACAGCCACATCATCGAGCTGAACGTTGGTGGCACCAAGCAAAACGTAATCATCAAGGCTCTGCAGCGTCACCCGGCCAAAGGCCACGTGATGCACGCTGACTTCGTACGCGTAGTTGCTGGCCAAAAGCTGACCGCTATCGTTCCTGTGCACTTCATCAACGAAGCTGCTCCGGTGAAGAAAGGCGGCGAGATTTCGCACGTTGTTGCTGAAATCGAAGTGTCCTGCCTGCCAAAAGACCTGCCTGAATTCATCGAAGTTGACCTGGCTAACGCCGAAGTCGGCTCGATCATTCACCTGTCCGACATCAGCGCTCCTAAAGGCGTTGAATTTGTTGCTCTGGCTCACGGTAACGACCTGGCTGTTGCCAACGTTCACGCTCCACGTGTTGCTCCAGAAGCTGCAGAAGGCGCTGCAGAGTAA
- a CDS encoding putative quinol monooxygenase, with protein MSVNLVISFNVKEEKLQSFKDIMNDVKINLPKVDGCQTVKILNHLEDPLAFTLVEAWNSREMHGTHVDQMISSGQWSVIVEHLSSAPVSGYFSEV; from the coding sequence ATGTCCGTCAATCTCGTCATCAGCTTTAATGTAAAAGAAGAAAAGCTGCAATCGTTCAAGGACATCATGAACGACGTGAAGATCAATCTGCCGAAGGTGGACGGTTGCCAAACGGTCAAGATCCTCAACCACTTGGAGGATCCTCTCGCGTTCACGCTAGTGGAAGCCTGGAATTCGCGTGAAATGCACGGCACCCACGTCGACCAGATGATCTCGAGCGGTCAGTGGAGCGTCATCGTCGAGCATCTGAGCAGTGCGCCGGTCAGCGGCTACTTCAGCGAAGTTTGA
- a CDS encoding DUF3592 domain-containing protein produces the protein MANFTPSRLGKMLQGLLFALIGIGLLGIAVNLTLERREFLAHAQTADGIVSHLNAGGSHPEIAFTTSSGEKISYPQGGFIFGYRQDQPVRVYYLPEQPASSAVVDTPAALWATPGVLGCIGLLFTLAGLLRVIRQCGRGAVHSHKGL, from the coding sequence ATGGCTAACTTCACCCCGTCACGCCTCGGGAAGATGCTTCAGGGGCTGCTCTTTGCCCTGATTGGTATCGGCTTGTTGGGCATTGCCGTCAATCTCACGCTTGAACGACGCGAATTCCTCGCCCACGCACAGACCGCCGATGGCATCGTCAGCCACTTGAATGCCGGTGGTTCGCATCCCGAGATCGCCTTCACCACCAGCAGTGGTGAAAAGATTTCATACCCCCAGGGCGGCTTTATTTTTGGCTATCGGCAGGATCAGCCGGTGCGGGTGTATTACCTGCCCGAGCAGCCGGCCAGTAGCGCCGTGGTCGATACCCCTGCCGCACTGTGGGCCACTCCCGGGGTTCTGGGTTGTATTGGTCTGCTGTTCACCCTTGCCGGCCTGTTAAGGGTTATCCGCCAGTGCGGTCGCGGCGCAGTTCATTCACATAAAGGACTTTGA
- a CDS encoding AraC family transcriptional regulator, whose protein sequence is MTLEVVPAALYSMRNVKPILADGSSSILHKTLETNLENKAIYIATPLIVYIKQGKQIIRDYDAMANVVDENHLIFLSKGVYTVSDYVTGSDIFEAVLLFFDDKLIAKYLSRAAGTGNSHTDGLQKNMHGTYTLHANEQIQRYIDSLNYVYKGAEGSDALLELKLLELLHLIAIQDKSFRFLRELSCGGSRKRRLITDFMEQYYSHKLKIEDYALLTGRSVSTFIRDFRRSYNTTPNRWIIEKKVDIAHQLLTAKNYSVTDAAAEVGYENTSHFIKVYKQRYGVTPKKAKTFAAEL, encoded by the coding sequence ATGACACTCGAAGTAGTACCGGCGGCGCTTTATTCGATGCGCAACGTAAAGCCTATCCTCGCTGACGGTAGCTCGTCCATCCTCCATAAAACGCTTGAAACGAACCTGGAAAACAAGGCGATCTATATCGCCACGCCGTTGATCGTCTACATCAAGCAGGGCAAGCAGATTATTCGCGACTATGACGCCATGGCCAATGTCGTCGACGAGAATCATTTGATTTTCCTCTCCAAAGGCGTTTACACGGTATCGGACTACGTCACTGGCAGCGATATCTTCGAGGCGGTGCTGCTGTTTTTCGACGACAAGCTGATCGCCAAATACCTGTCGCGCGCGGCCGGCACAGGTAATTCGCATACGGACGGCCTGCAGAAAAACATGCACGGCACTTATACCCTGCACGCCAATGAACAGATTCAGCGCTATATCGATTCGCTGAATTATGTCTACAAGGGCGCGGAGGGCTCCGACGCGCTGCTGGAATTGAAACTGCTCGAACTACTGCACCTGATCGCCATCCAGGACAAGTCCTTCCGTTTCCTGCGCGAGCTGTCCTGCGGCGGCAGCCGCAAACGCCGCCTCATCACCGACTTCATGGAGCAGTACTATTCGCACAAGCTGAAGATTGAAGATTATGCCCTGCTGACGGGACGCAGCGTGTCGACCTTTATCCGCGACTTCAGGCGCAGCTACAACACCACCCCGAACCGCTGGATCATCGAAAAAAAAGTCGACATCGCGCATCAGCTGTTGACGGCTAAAAATTATTCCGTCACCGACGCGGCTGCGGAGGTGGGATATGAAAATACCTCCCACTTCATCAAGGTCTACAAGCAACGGTACGGTGTCACGCCGAAGAAAGCCAAGACCTTCGCAGCAGAACTGTAG
- the pth gene encoding aminoacyl-tRNA hydrolase has product MTAIKLIVGLGNPGAEYEQTRHNAGALFVERIAQAQGVNLVADRKYFGLTGRFSHQGQDVRLLIPTTYMNRSGQAVAALAGFFRITPEEILVAHDELDLPPGVAKLKQGGGHGGHNGLRDIIAQLGNQNTFHRLRLGIGHPGVASMVSNFVLGRAPRAEQEKLDASIDFALGVLPDILAGEWNRAMKNLHSQKA; this is encoded by the coding sequence GTGACTGCCATCAAACTGATCGTTGGCCTGGGAAATCCAGGCGCTGAATACGAACAGACCCGGCATAACGCAGGGGCCCTTTTTGTTGAGCGCATCGCGCAAGCACAGGGTGTCAACCTTGTGGCCGATCGCAAATATTTCGGCCTGACCGGGCGCTTTTCGCATCAGGGTCAGGATGTTCGTCTACTGATTCCCACCACCTACATGAACCGCAGCGGCCAGGCCGTAGCGGCACTTGCCGGCTTCTTTCGCATAACGCCGGAAGAGATTCTGGTGGCGCATGACGAACTCGACCTGCCTCCGGGCGTTGCCAAGCTCAAACAGGGCGGCGGCCATGGCGGTCATAACGGGTTGCGCGACATCATTGCGCAACTGGGCAATCAGAATACCTTTCACCGCCTGCGGCTTGGCATCGGCCACCCGGGCGTTGCCAGTATGGTTTCAAACTTCGTCCTGGGTCGTGCGCCACGCGCCGAACAGGAAAAACTCGATGCCAGCATCGACTTTGCCCTCGGCGTGCTGCCGGATATCCTCGCCGGGGAATGGAACCGCGCGATGAAAAACCTGCACAGCCAGAAGGCCTGA